ATAACATTGTTTGGTTTGATTGTAGGTTAATTAATTGTATATTAATGTATAATAACATGTAAAtttattaaaatattttaaagtttaattacaaattaatttttatatattaataaaataaaaataaaaggataATATAAGAACTTTAAAAATTAAGTAGGTGAAAGTGGTGCACGGGTGGGTGATTGTGGGGTGGGGGTGACTTTAGGTGATTAAAGAAATTGAGCTTCTTCCTGATTATATAATTACGGAATTACAATAATGAACCACGAGAAACAACAATCCAAACTGGGGGTAAGGAAATGCTAATATGTGGTTGATATATTTTTTGAATTTACCTATATCACTGATCAATCTCCGTATGTGCTTCTGATTTGGGGTGCACCCAGTACAAAATGAAAGCAATTTAGtgtttctttttcttattttgcgAACGCAAAAAATCTAAATAATTTATATCATAAATGGTCCTTAGATAGGATACTGTTTTTATTAAACTAAAAATAATCAAACGTAAATCATATATAAATATGTGAAACCAGCATTTTCTGGCAATAATTTAAGGGGTAGAGTAATACTTTTTTGAAACAATCATATACAGTAATAGTTTTATTAGATAAAATTACAGATTTTTAAAAATGAATATATAAGAATTAGGGGTCTATAGGACAATAACAGGTAAGACATATCTGGTTTGATTGTCGTTCAAGGTTGTGGTTAATCAGATTTGCTGAAAAGAATTATTCTTCAGTGTCTCTTTATTACATGGAAGGAGATTTATAATTTCCAGTATTGTTCTTTCCTTTTCTTGGCGATGAAAGACATGAATAGTTTTGTAATAGAAGAAATATGTCAAGAATAAAATCATTTCGGTAACTGTACAAAATGATAAGGAGAGTGGAAGAATTAACAACAATATTCTTATTATTGAaccgaatcaaatcaccaatgtcataaacatatatatatacagcacTTTGGCATTATTCTTagaccccccaaaaaaaaaaatggtatttaCAAATACCACAAAATTTATCTGTACCGACTACCGAGCAAACTGAAAATGTCCAAAATCTATGTGAAATGAAAATTATTCCCAAAgggaaaggaaaaaagaaaaagaaaaatgactgAGTTATCCACATCCCATATTAGCATCGTGTAAGTGGTTTTTGATGTGTATCTCTATTAACCTTGTGTGGTATTTACTTTTACTCTTAAGCGTTCTGTATACAATGTATAAACAACTGAATCACTTGTATAGCTTATGAGAAAGTCATTATGTGCGTGTGGCTTTTCTCCCCTTTTTTCGACTTTGAAATGGATCAACCCAACATTGATCTTGCTTGGTGGCTTTACGCCACCTATCTCGAAAAATCTTCATTTCGATATATGATTGTCTCCTAACCTGCATAACATCATCAAATATAGAGGTCAACTTTTGTACAATGTATAAATTTTCCTATAACAACAGGTAACGTCCTGGTAAGCCAGAGACGATACTATAACCAGAGCTTTGAGAAGCAAATTTGAGCAAGTTTTTCAACGATAAGGGCATATTTGGGGCCTATTCAAAACGGAGGGCAAATTTGTTCTATTTTCCATAGTTGAGGGGCATTTTTGGCCCTACTCCCTTATATACAATGTCTTCAATGTAAGGAACATGAGAAAAAAGGATTCTACAGCAAAGTGATTGTAAAAATACCCAAGAACTCGTTGTGAAACTCATGTTTGATAAACTTGTGAAGTAGAATTTGAACTTACCAGGGACCTATTATCAAATTTCTCAACTGGAGCGACCTGCAATTCCAAAAGGAATTTCACTTTAGATGAAATACCAAATGGAGAATTTATGAAATTAAGAATGTACAATCTGAAGATCATACCAATGCATCAGAATCAGATAGGTTCTTTCCTTGCAGCGAATGATCCAACTCTTTGATCACCTACACAAATTAGAAAGATTTAAGTGTTAACAAAGCCAAACACTTCATCCTATTGCCCTTAAGTGTTAAGTAGTTCATCAAAATTTGAGGATTGATGATCGATCAAGCGAAGAACTACTTGCCATGTCTACATCTGAATTAGCACCCAGAGTAGGGACAGCCAAATGAGTTATGTACTCTGCATCAACCACACCAACTTTCCTAGTACGATCACCCTGAGAACTAACAAAATGTGTTATTATCATGCCAAGAAGAGATGGAAAGTAGGAAGAAAGTTATTTAGATTTGCCTGCGCACAATAACCAAGCTTCATATCCAAGCCCCATGCATGGATCAGGTCGTTCTGTAGAAAAAGAATAACTAGTTAAAGACGAGCAAAACGAGGAGCTGCAAATTGTATTTTACCATGCACAAATTGGTTGATTTGCTTGGTAACGCTTAAAATTAATAAAAGTTCCCATACCTGGACCATATACCAAGCACAACGCCAGGCGGCTTTTGAGAATACTGGGGCCATCATTTCTACCCACCTGCATACAGatttaataaaaatgaaaaatcaaGGTTGTTTTGACTTCTAACCATATTAGGACATTTGAGCCATAAAGAACAAGAGGGTCAGAGCAAATAGATTTAGTTTGGAGAAACTTGTTATCAGATAATACTacattgaaaaagaaaaaagcttGCAGTTCTTTACCCCACACACGGAGGTTCTGTGCTGTTGTTATCACACGTTCGGCCACTTTTATTTAATCTGTAGAACCTcctattaaaacaaaaaaattacCAGTCAGCTTTGGGAACGAGACGATGTACATGGAAACGCAAATAGACAAAAATAATatcaggattttttttttttttacccaaatGCTAGAACTAAGAGATGTCCCATGAAGTGGAGCGTtaaaaagaaatatatgtgtcTAACCTGTGCACCTTGGATCTCCCTCTGCGCACAGTAATATGATGATGTACCTCTGATTTACTAGCGTCAAGTGCTGGCTGTGATATCTCCAGCCCTTCTTCTCTAATAATAGATATATACCTGAAGAAAGACTTACGCAGAGAGAATGTTATTTTGTAACCAACTAACCTAATCCTCTGGTTATTATTTGCATGTAATATTACATCAAACCAAGTTTTCTTTGAATCTGCTCAATCATCAATTAATGTCAACCTTTTTTAGCATTAAAACATATGTTCAGTAATTAAACATCTGTAGTTCACAATGATACTGAAAACTGTGTTGTAAGACGGACTTACTTTTCCGGATGAAAGTTTTCAACTCCAAGGTCCTCATCCCACAAGAAAATATAGTCGTATTCAGAAACTATATCTGGGTGCAGAAACCTCTTCGCGAACCACCTATTTTTTAGGGAGTTAAATTGAGTGAAAAACTGCAGGCAACTCCAGCAATCAATAACAAATTTGAATAGAACTGACTTTACCATTTTGTTTGGTTCATAGCAGAGACATGTATGGCTCGGCTACTCCAATCCAAATCATTCCACTCATCCACCACACCGTCATAGTGGAAAAGCATCACAACAAAGTCGTGTTCAAGAAACTGCAATAAGGTACAAAAGCAATTTAAGAAGCAGAAACTAAAATGACA
The sequence above is a segment of the Lycium barbarum isolate Lr01 chromosome 6, ASM1917538v2, whole genome shotgun sequence genome. Coding sequences within it:
- the LOC132598613 gene encoding uncharacterized protein LOC132598613 isoform X4 — protein: MKSFNTVSVPDPKSRSFICSLFMTVALICGVYFAGSALVAKDFRALPGFVVNRAKQNEQCRKCEVPLSKQEKQESRVTENVQNNKCQKKCRPLGSEALPEGIVSKTSNLEMRPLWGDVEKKTPYSVNLLGIAVGIKQKELVDKIVKKFLEHDFVVMLFHYDGVVDEWNDLDWSSRAIHVSAMNQTKWWFAKRFLHPDIVSEYDYIFLWDEDLGVENFHPEKYISIIREEGLEISQPALDASKSEVHHHITVRRGRSKVHRRFYRLNKSGRTCDNNSTEPPCVGWVEMMAPVFSKAAWRCAWYMVQNDLIHAWGLDMKLGYCAQGDRTRKVGVVDAEYITHLAVPTLGANSDVDMVIKELDHSLQGKNLSDSDALVAPVEKFDNRSLVRRQSYIEMKIFRDRWRKATKQDQCWVDPFQSRKKGRKATRT
- the LOC132598613 gene encoding uncharacterized protein LOC132598613 isoform X2, producing the protein MEEAKLIMCSRKTSLSPSGSYWVSVPDPKSRSFICSLFMTVALICGVYFAGSALVAKDFRALPGFVVNRAKQNEQCRKCEVPLSKQEKQESRVTENVQNNKCQKKCRPLGSEALPEGIVSKTSNLEMRPLWGDVEKTPYSVNLLGIAVGIKQKELVDKIVKKFLEHDFVVMLFHYDGVVDEWNDLDWSSRAIHVSAMNQTKWWFAKRFLHPDIVSEYDYIFLWDEDLGVENFHPEKYISIIREEGLEISQPALDASKSEVHHHITVRRGRSKVHRRFYRLNKSGRTCDNNSTEPPCVGWVEMMAPVFSKAAWRCAWYMVQNDLIHAWGLDMKLGYCAQGDRTRKVGVVDAEYITHLAVPTLGANSDVDMVIKELDHSLQGKNLSDSDALVAPVEKFDNRSLVRRQSYIEMKIFRDRWRKATKQDQCWVDPFQSRKKGRKATRT
- the LOC132598613 gene encoding uncharacterized protein LOC132598613 isoform X3, with the protein product MLFLGLVKTRERINNSKVVSVPDPKSRSFICSLFMTVALICGVYFAGSALVAKDFRALPGFVVNRAKQNEQCRKCEVPLSKQEKQESRVTENVQNNKCQKKCRPLGSEALPEGIVSKTSNLEMRPLWGDVEKKTPYSVNLLGIAVGIKQKELVDKIVKKFLEHDFVVMLFHYDGVVDEWNDLDWSSRAIHVSAMNQTKWWFAKRFLHPDIVSEYDYIFLWDEDLGVENFHPEKYISIIREEGLEISQPALDASKSEVHHHITVRRGRSKVHRRFYRLNKSGRTCDNNSTEPPCVGWVEMMAPVFSKAAWRCAWYMVQNDLIHAWGLDMKLGYCAQGDRTRKVGVVDAEYITHLAVPTLGANSDVDMVIKELDHSLQGKNLSDSDALVAPVEKFDNRSLVRRQSYIEMKIFRDRWRKATKQDQCWVDPFQSRKKGRKATRT
- the LOC132598613 gene encoding uncharacterized protein LOC132598613 isoform X1; this translates as MEEAKLIMCSRKTSLSPSGSYWVSVPDPKSRSFICSLFMTVALICGVYFAGSALVAKDFRALPGFVVNRAKQNEQCRKCEVPLSKQEKQESRVTENVQNNKCQKKCRPLGSEALPEGIVSKTSNLEMRPLWGDVEKKTPYSVNLLGIAVGIKQKELVDKIVKKFLEHDFVVMLFHYDGVVDEWNDLDWSSRAIHVSAMNQTKWWFAKRFLHPDIVSEYDYIFLWDEDLGVENFHPEKYISIIREEGLEISQPALDASKSEVHHHITVRRGRSKVHRRFYRLNKSGRTCDNNSTEPPCVGWVEMMAPVFSKAAWRCAWYMVQNDLIHAWGLDMKLGYCAQGDRTRKVGVVDAEYITHLAVPTLGANSDVDMVIKELDHSLQGKNLSDSDALVAPVEKFDNRSLVRRQSYIEMKIFRDRWRKATKQDQCWVDPFQSRKKGRKATRT
- the LOC132598613 gene encoding uncharacterized protein LOC132598613 isoform X5; the protein is MTVALICGVYFAGSALVAKDFRALPGFVVNRAKQNEQCRKCEVPLSKQEKQESRVTENVQNNKCQKKCRPLGSEALPEGIVSKTSNLEMRPLWGDVEKKTPYSVNLLGIAVGIKQKELVDKIVKKFLEHDFVVMLFHYDGVVDEWNDLDWSSRAIHVSAMNQTKWWFAKRFLHPDIVSEYDYIFLWDEDLGVENFHPEKYISIIREEGLEISQPALDASKSEVHHHITVRRGRSKVHRRFYRLNKSGRTCDNNSTEPPCVGWVEMMAPVFSKAAWRCAWYMVQNDLIHAWGLDMKLGYCAQGDRTRKVGVVDAEYITHLAVPTLGANSDVDMVIKELDHSLQGKNLSDSDALVAPVEKFDNRSLVRRQSYIEMKIFRDRWRKATKQDQCWVDPFQSRKKGRKATRT